One genomic region from Leifsonia sp. Root1293 encodes:
- a CDS encoding polyphosphate polymerase domain-containing protein, with protein MTGNALATITALSPVTLDELTERAELQTRVDRKYMLPLADLADVLAELDDDTRVLEFESATTAADGSHAASGMSSRIRSAAYESVYFDTPELVAFHLAARGRRRRFKVRTRSYLESGATFLEVKTRGGRSLTVKDRLAYDPADHDRLTAEGLAYTSSVLSESGVADGEWSTLTPTIVTRYRRTTLLLPAAAGRDESRATIDLDLEWIDEGAGLFPRRLRTPASVIVETKSGRATGSLDRALWRHGHRPATVSKFGTGLAALRPDLPSNKWTRVLRRHFATPTTTTPQTAASLAA; from the coding sequence ATGACCGGCAACGCCCTCGCCACCATCACGGCACTCTCCCCCGTGACCCTCGACGAGCTCACCGAACGCGCCGAACTGCAGACGCGGGTCGACCGCAAGTACATGCTGCCTCTCGCCGACCTCGCCGACGTGCTCGCCGAGCTCGACGACGATACCCGGGTGCTGGAGTTCGAGTCGGCCACGACCGCGGCGGACGGATCGCATGCCGCGAGCGGCATGTCGTCCCGCATCCGCTCGGCGGCGTACGAGTCGGTCTACTTCGACACCCCGGAACTGGTGGCGTTCCACCTGGCCGCACGCGGCCGACGCCGCCGCTTCAAGGTGCGCACCCGCTCCTACCTCGAGTCGGGCGCCACCTTCCTCGAGGTGAAGACGCGCGGCGGTCGCAGCCTGACGGTCAAGGACCGCCTCGCCTACGACCCGGCCGACCACGACAGGCTCACCGCCGAGGGACTCGCCTACACGAGCAGCGTGCTCAGCGAATCCGGCGTGGCCGACGGCGAGTGGTCGACCCTCACACCGACCATCGTCACGCGCTACCGCCGCACCACGTTGCTGCTTCCCGCAGCCGCCGGTCGCGACGAGAGCCGCGCCACCATCGACCTCGACCTCGAATGGATCGACGAGGGCGCCGGCCTGTTCCCGCGACGCCTGCGCACGCCGGCATCCGTCATCGTCGAGACGAAGTCGGGTCGCGCCACCGGCAGCCTCGACCGAGCACTCTGGCGGCACGGACACCGGCCGGCCACGGTGTCGAAGTTCGGCACCGGGCTCGCCGCCCTCCGCCCCGACCTGCCCTCGAACAAGTGGACGCGCGTGCTGCGCCGCCACTTCGCCACTCCGACCACCACGACACCACAGACCGCCGCGTCCCTCGCGGCCTGA
- a CDS encoding carbohydrate-binding domain-containing protein: MRSPKYFLLVPVLATGLVLAGCAVTQTDNGSGSGSTSSTTSSSETTAELVPPASVDVTQTAAEVLAANQKTHTSAENGDSDAAWSEADATAIDLDEENGTVTISEAGTYHLTGTLADGQVVVNSTGDGQVKLVLDGVDITSSTGSAISIVAADEAVVILADGSTNTLTDAASYADADVDTPVAALSSAADLTITGTGALDVTGSSNDGISSKDGLVIADGDITVDAQDDGIRAKDYLAILDGTITVTAGGDGLKSDNDEDATRGYIAIEGGAVTVEATGDGLSATTDVVMTAGALDVTSGGGADKTVADDASAKGIKASAIVVLGGGDVSIDAADDAVHSDNAVHVSGGVVKLATGDDGVHADTALLVSDGTLTISQSYEGLESSEITVAGGTTSVTASDDGVNVSDGSGASAMGGGGRMGGGPDQAADAAAEDAADAAADDDAATDSTDGTATGDMSLSITGGTLTVNSEGDGLDSNGSASMSGGTVVVNGPTGSGNGALDVDGAFSISGGSLLAVGSAGMVVAPDADADQASISAVLDSSHPDGSTVEVTSKDGTVVASFTATKEFASVVFSSADIVNGQTYTVTVDGAAAGTAVAGEQATEMGGPPAR, translated from the coding sequence ATGCGATCCCCCAAGTACTTCCTCCTCGTCCCCGTGCTCGCGACCGGCCTCGTGCTCGCGGGCTGCGCCGTCACCCAGACCGACAACGGCAGCGGTAGCGGCAGCACGTCGAGCACGACCAGCAGCAGCGAGACCACAGCCGAGCTCGTGCCACCGGCATCCGTCGACGTCACCCAGACCGCAGCCGAAGTGCTGGCCGCGAACCAGAAGACCCACACGAGCGCAGAGAACGGCGACTCGGATGCAGCGTGGAGCGAGGCCGACGCCACGGCCATCGACCTCGACGAGGAGAATGGAACCGTCACGATCTCCGAGGCCGGCACCTACCACCTCACCGGCACCCTCGCAGATGGCCAGGTCGTGGTGAACAGCACCGGCGACGGCCAGGTGAAGCTCGTGCTCGACGGGGTCGATATCACCAGTTCGACGGGATCGGCGATCAGCATCGTCGCCGCAGACGAGGCCGTCGTCATCCTCGCCGACGGGTCGACGAACACGCTGACGGATGCCGCGAGCTACGCCGACGCCGATGTGGACACCCCCGTCGCGGCCCTGTCGAGCGCGGCCGACCTCACCATCACGGGCACCGGAGCGCTCGACGTGACCGGCAGCAGCAACGACGGGATCTCCTCGAAGGACGGCCTCGTGATCGCGGACGGCGACATCACCGTCGACGCCCAGGACGACGGCATCCGTGCCAAGGACTACCTCGCGATCCTCGACGGCACCATCACGGTGACCGCGGGCGGAGACGGCCTGAAGAGCGACAACGACGAGGACGCCACGCGCGGCTACATCGCCATCGAGGGCGGAGCTGTCACGGTCGAGGCGACGGGCGACGGCCTCTCGGCCACGACCGACGTGGTGATGACGGCAGGCGCGCTCGACGTGACCTCAGGTGGCGGCGCCGACAAGACCGTGGCCGATGACGCCTCGGCGAAGGGGATCAAAGCCAGCGCCATCGTCGTTCTCGGTGGCGGCGACGTCAGCATCGACGCGGCCGACGACGCCGTGCACTCCGACAACGCCGTCCACGTCTCCGGCGGCGTGGTGAAGCTCGCCACGGGCGACGACGGCGTACACGCCGACACCGCCCTGCTCGTCTCAGACGGCACCCTCACCATCTCGCAGTCGTACGAGGGCCTCGAGAGCTCCGAGATCACCGTCGCCGGCGGCACCACCTCGGTGACGGCCAGCGACGACGGGGTGAACGTCTCCGACGGCAGCGGTGCCAGCGCGATGGGCGGGGGCGGCCGGATGGGTGGCGGGCCCGATCAGGCGGCGGATGCCGCGGCCGAGGATGCAGCAGACGCGGCGGCAGACGACGACGCCGCCACCGACTCGACCGACGGCACTGCGACCGGCGACATGAGCCTCTCCATCACGGGCGGAACCCTCACCGTGAACTCGGAGGGCGACGGCCTCGACTCCAACGGATCGGCGTCGATGTCCGGCGGCACCGTGGTCGTGAACGGCCCGACCGGCAGTGGGAACGGTGCCCTCGACGTCGACGGCGCATTCTCGATCAGCGGCGGTTCTCTGCTGGCGGTCGGGAGCGCCGGCATGGTCGTGGCTCCGGATGCCGATGCCGACCAGGCCTCGATCTCGGCGGTGCTCGACTCGAGCCATCCGGACGGCAGCACCGTCGAGGTGACCTCGAAGGACGGAACCGTGGTCGCGAGCTTCACGGCCACGAAGGAGTTCGCCTCGGTGGTGTTCTCCTCCGCCGACATCGTGAACGGGCAGACGTACACGGTCACTGTCGACGGCGCCGCTGCGGGGACCGCCGTCGCCGGCGAGCAGGCCACCGAGATGGGTGGCCCTCCCGCTCGCTGA